CAGGAAGATCGCCGGTGATGATTTTCTGGCTCAGGGCATTATAGATTGTGTCGGCAATGGTCGCGGTCATGAATTATAGATAAAATCCATGAACAACATCTACAAGCCGTATTCTCAACCTGTTAGCGGATCTGGCGCGATGTTCCCGCCGCAAATCAGCACTGCGACACGCTCACCCGGCTCCGGCTGGTAAGCGCCCGAAATCAGTGCGGCAAGCGCAGCAGCCCCTGCTGGTTCAACCAGTATTCGATGCGTCTGCCACAGAGCATTCTGGGCTTGCGCTATCGCATCGTCAGAAACCAGAACCGAACTCATACCTTGGGCCAGCCCAAAGCAAATCTCACCAATTCTCCGTGCGCCCAGTGCGTTCGCTGCGATGCCCGAAACGGAAACATCAACCGGTTCGCCCGCAGCCAACGCCGCATTCAGCGCGCAAGAGGTTTCCGGTTCGACCGCCACGACTTTGCGCGCACCCTGAAACCATGCCAAAGCTCCGGCAATCAGCCCACCGCCGCCCACGGCCACCAATACTGTGTCCGCCTGCAAGCCCTGCGCGTCCCATTCAGCAAAACATGTCCCCTGCCCTACCACCGTCGCTGGCGCATCATAGGCATGGATTTGCATGGCGCCGGTGCTTTCCTCATGCGCCTGCGCCATGGTCAGTGCATTGGCGTATTCACCCGAAACAACACTCAGATCAGCCCCGATCCGCTTGATCAGCGCAATCTTGGAGGGACCTGCAAGTTCGGGCACAAAAATCTTCGCTGGATAGCCCAGTGATTGCGCGGCATAAGCCGCTGCCGCACCGTGGTTGCCACCGGAAGCCGCCACGACGCCTGCCGCAGGCACATCCATGCTGAGCAGGGTATTGAACGCCCCGCGCGCTTTGAAGCTGCCGGTGTGCTGCATATGTTCAAGCTTCATTTCAATCGGATAGCCCGGAATATGGCTTTCCATCACCGGTGTGACCTGCGCGTGTCCGGCAATGCGGTCCCGCGCTGCCAATATTTCACTTTTCCAATCCATTCTTGTCTTTCCGTGACTGGCACTCTGCCCGCGAACCCTATAGCTGTTTTGGAAACACGCAAGCAGGGAACCCCGCATATGAGAGAAGATCGCCTCAGCCCCTTTCGCGACGCACAGACCGACCGCTCGACCGCAAGCGAGGTACCAGATACCCCGCAGACGCGGTCTTCGGCCTATCGCCTTGCCTTCGCTGATGATGACTTCCTGTGCCGGGATGAGCTGCGCCCCGTGCGGCTGCAACTGGAGCTGTTGAAGCCCGAGATGATCATGACCGAGCGTGAGATCACCTCGACCATCGTCATGTTCGGTGGCGCGCGCATTCCGGAGCCGACCCAGAAACACACGGCGCGGACCGAGACCTTGGCCGGGCTGTCGAAATACTACGATGAAGCGCGTGAGTTTGCGCGTCTGATGACCGAGAAGTCAAATCGGACAGGTTGCCGCGAGAACGTGATCGTCACGGGTGGCGGCCCCGGCGTGATGGAAGCGGGCAACCGTGGTGCACAGGATGCAGGCGGGTGTTCGATCGGCCTGAACATCGTGCTTCCGCACGAGCAGGCTCCGAACCTATACGTGACGCCTGATCTCAGCTTCAATTTCCACTATTTCGCCATCCGCAAGATGCACTTCCTTATGCGCGCTCGCGCCATCACCATCTTCCCCGGCGGCTTCGGCACCATGGATGAGCTCTTCGAATCCCTGACTTTGATCCAGACCGGCCGCATGGACCGCGTCCCTTTCCTGCTGTTCGGGCGTGAGTTCTGGGAAAAGGTTATCAACTGGGAAGCGCTGGCCGATGCGGGCACGATCTCGGACGAGGATCTTGACCTGTTCCGTTTTGTCGACACTGCGCAAGAGGCAGTCGAGATCATCGAGAACTGGGAACCCGCGCCCCCACGCGATGAAATACCGGGGCGCTGAGCCATGAGCCCGAAGACCGGAGAAATGTTGCACCTGCGCGGGAATGCGCTGAACAAGGGCGAGCCTGTGGCCCTGCCGTTGACCCAAAGCAGCATGTACCATCTGCCCGGCGCGCCGGATGGGCATGCCAGCTATGGCCGGGTCGATAACCCGACCTGGGTGCATCTGGAACACGTTCTGTCGCATCTCGAAGATGCACCCTGCCTCAGCTTTCCTTCGGGTATGGGTGCGATTTCGGCGGCCTTGTTTGCGACGGTCCAAGCCGGGTCGCGGCTGCTGATCCCGTCCGACGGGTATTATGTGACGCGCCTTTTGGCTGATCGGTTCCTGTCAAATCTGGGCGTCTCGGTTATCGAACGCCCAACCACCGACTTTGCCGAAGGTGGCTTTGATGAATTCGATGTGGTGTTTCTAGAAAGCCCCTCGAACCCCGGTCTGGACATGCTTGATCTGCCAGTAATCGCCGAGGCCGTGCGCGAGGCCGGCGGCATCACCATCGCCGACAACACAACGATGACCCCATTGGGCCAGCGCCCACTGGACCTTGGCGTCGATGTGGTTGTGAGTTCAGACACCAAAGCGATGGGTGGGCATTCGGACCTGTTGATGGGTCATTTAGCCAGCCGCAATCCGCAAATCATGGAGCGAGTTGAGGAATGGCGCCGCGTCTCCGGTGCGATCCCGGGGCCACATGAAGCGTGGTTGCTACATCGGGGTTTGGAGACTCTGGATGTGCGGTTTGATCGGATGTGTAGCTCAGCACAAATACTGGCTGAACGGCTGGCGGCGCACCCGGCCGTGAAACAGATCCGCTATCCCGGACTGACCGATGATCCGGCGCACACATTGGCGACGGCTCAAACCACGCGCTTCGGGTTTCTGCTAAGCATCACGCTTGAGTCCGAGACCAAAGCCGAACAGTTCATCAATAGCTGCCCACTGCTGCGTCCGGCTACATCCTTCGGCGGCGTCCACAGTTCAGCCGAGCGGCGCGCCCGTTGGGGGGATGCTGTCGATCCTGCTTTCATCCGCCTGTCCGTGGGGTGCGAACCGGTGGACGAGTTGTGGCAGGCCATCGAGGCCAGTTTAGACGCGATATGACTATTTCTTAGGGTCGCGCAGTTCGGGAAACACGTAGATCGGCAGCACAATACTGCCGATCAGAGCGCCCAACCATACCAGCAAGGTTGCGGCCAATAGATTTGAGATACCGCCAATGGTCAGACCCGATGTGATCAGATCGGTGACCAGAAGGCCAACAAAGGTTACGATCAAGGCAATTCCGCCCTTCAGCGCCGGTGCCTTCTTTTCCCCCAGCTTCAGGATCAGCGGTTCGGCTATCACCTGGACCAGGGTGAACACGACTACCACCACGATGAAGGAAATCGGTCGGATCGCAAACTCTGACAGCAGCAAACTGGCCAATAGCAGCCCGATGGCGTTCCCAGCCAGCAATGCCAGCACCGATTTGAGCCTGCGCGTCATGGGGTGATCTCCGTCAATGATCAATCTGAAACATCTTGATGTTAGCAGAACTTAACAGATTTACGAGACAATTCAGCCGCCTCTACTTTTTGACCTGTTGAAATCAATTGATAAAATACATTCATCAAGGGCAAACCCCACATCGACGAGAGGCAAGATGAGCGACGATCCCTATTCCGTACTTGGCGTCGCCAAAGACGCTAGCGATGCCGAGATCAAGAAAGCCTATCGGAAGATCGCCAAAGAATGCCACCCGGACCTCAAGCCGGGCGATGCCGAGGCAGAGGCCAAGTTCAAAGCCGCTGCTGCTGCTTATGACCTGCTGAAAGACCCCGAGACGCGCAAACGCTACGACAATGGCGAAATTGATGCGTCGGGTCAGGAACGTCCGCAGCAGCAGTATTATCGCGAATATGCCGAGGCTGCTGGCAACCCTTATCGCGGTCACGCGGCTGAACAGGACGATATGTCCGACATCTTTGCCGAATTCATGCGCGGGCGGGGTGGATATGGACAGCGCACGCAGGAATTCCATGCACCGGGCCACAACCTGAACTACTCGCTGCAGATCAGCTTTCTTGACGCCGTTTTCGGAGCCAGCCAGAAATTGACCCTGCCAGATGGGAACCGGATTGAAGTGAAGATACCTGCGGGCATCACGACCGGGCAAACCATCCGCCTGCGTGGCAAAGGGGCCCCGGGGTACGGCGATGGGCCTCCCGGCGATGCGCTTGTGACGATCTCGGTTGCCGATCACCCGGTGTTCGACCGTCAAGGCGATGACATCCACATCACGCTGCCCATCACCATTGATGAGGCCGTTCTGGGTGGCAAGGTTCCCGCCCCTACCATCGACGGTGGCGTCAATGTCAGTGTCCCAGCGGGGACCAGCAGCGGCAAAACCCTGCGCCTGCGTGGCAAAGGGGTCAAGAAACGCGGCTCGTCCGAGCGGGGCGATCAGTTCATAGAACTGACCGTCGCAATGCCAGACAAGGTAGACGATGAATTGAAGCACTTCATGGAGACATGGCGCGAAACCCACGGCTATGATCCGCGCAAAGGAATGCCGTCATGAGCCGCACATTGACCGAAGCCGAACTGATCGACGCCATCGCCCGCCTGACTTCGGATCGCCTGACCGAATATCTGGCCGCTGAGATCGTGATCCCCGAGCAATCGGAGCAAGGGCTGCGATATCAGCGTATCGACGTTGCTCGTCTGGAACTGGCATGCGAACTGCATGACCAGTACGACATGGAGGCCGATGCACTGTCGATGATGATCTCTCTGATCGACCAGATGCATGGGCTGCGCGCCGAACTGCGCGAGGTTTTGAACGCAGTCGAGGCGCAACCGGAACCGGTTCGCCAACAACTGATCGAAGTGATCGGAACAGCGCGATTCCGTCGCAGTTAACGGGGTTTTGGGAGCCGGGATTTTGGCGTAGAAGGCGCCCTTGATCCTTAGCCCGGTATCCCCATGACCCAGTCCAGATCCGAATTGCTGATGCCTGCGGGCAATCTGCGTAAGTTGAAACTCGCCATCCTCTATGGCGCGGATGCGGTCTATCTGGGCACACCGGATATGTCGCTGCGGACAAAGTCCGAGTTCTCGCTGGAAGAGGTGATAGAGGGGGTCGAGTTCTGCCACAACCATGGCCGGCGCGCGTACCTGACACTGAACCTGTTCTCGCACAATAAGGACATTCCGAAGCTGGACGAATACATCGACACTGTCCGCAAGGTGAAACCTGACGGGCTGATCATCGCCGACCCCGGAGTGTTCCAATACGTCCGCGAACGCGCGCCGGAACTGCCGCTGCATATCTCGACGCAAGCCAATATCTGTTCGTGGTTGTCGGTGAAGTTCTGGCAGGATCAGGGGGCCGAGCTTGTGGTTCTGGCCCGCGAAGTCTCCTATCCCGAACTGGTCGAGATTCGCGAAAAATGCCCGGACATCAAGCTTGAGGCGTTTGTGCACGGGGCCATGTGCATGACCTATTCGGGCCGCTGCCTACTGTCGAACTTCATGGCCGAACGCGGGGCCAATCAGGGCAACTGCGCCAATTCCTGCCGCTGGAACTATGGTTTGAAACTGCGTCTGAAAGACGGAACGCATCAGGAGCTGCGCATTACCGATGAAAACGCCGACCTATTCGAATTCCTGCTGGAAGAAGGCTGTCGCCCCGGTGATTTGATGCCCATCGAAGAGGATGATCGGGGATCCTACATCCTCAATTCCCGCGACCTGTGCATCATGCCCAAGCTGGATGAATACTTGAAGATCGGTGTCGACAGTCTGAAAGTCGAAGGGCGCGGCAAATCGGAGTATTATGCCGCCATCGTCGCGCGCGCCTATCGTATGGCCATCGACGACTATCACGCCGACCCCGAGAACTGGGACCCGAAGCCCTATATGCGTGAACTCGAAACAATCGGGAACCGCGGCTACACGCTGGCTTTCCACGAAGGCCGCCTGACCAATTATGCACATGATTACGAACACACAGCCTCGATTGCGCAGTGGGAATATGCCGGGATCGTCACCGAGGTGACCGAGGATGCCTTTCTGGTCGAGGTGAAAAACAAGCTGGAACCGGGGGATGTATTGGATTTCGTCTCTCCGATTTCGCGCGAGACGGTTCTGCTGCGGGTCTATGACTTTGAACGCGCTCATGATGGGGCGCGGCTGAACGTTGTGCATGGCAGTACCAAAACCATGATCCGCCTTCCCTTCACCCTGTTCGATCACGAGGATATCGACGATCTGCGCGCCCGTTTCCCGGTCTACTCCGTCCTGCGCAAAGAACGTGCCCTGACCGACGAACACTGGAGTCGCATTCGGTTTGACAAGCTGGTGCAGGGGCTGGAAACCTCAGGTCGCGACAACCCTAAGGCCTATACCCGCCGTCGTGACGAGCTGGTCGAGAAAATCGGCGAAGACGGCAATGAGCGCCGCTTCAAAACCAATCGTATCGGAACCGAGGGATGTTGCGGCAAAGGCTGCAACGGCTGTTTGATCTTCTGGCAGGATGAGAAATACGCGCTCGCCCGCGAGGTCCTATCCAAACGCAAACAGGGTGAGCAACTCAGTCGTCAGGAAGCGACTGAGCTGAAGCTGCCTGACCCGGCGGCCTGAAGATCACTCTGCGACACGATACTCTTCGGGTACGTAAAACGTATAGTCCCGGTCCGCGACGGCCTCGTGGCAGACATGGCAGTAATCGACCTCTGACGCGCGAAAGCCCATCGTATCACCGAACAGCGAACCGTCCGGCATCACCATGATATAACGCCAGTCGGCTGTTTCCGGGTTGGTGCCTTCTGGCAGTTTCTCCATCACGAACAGGGCACCGGGATGGATATTGCCCTCATCTGTGACAGTCATACTGTCTTTGGCCAGGACCGAGCCCGCAGGCAGCTCTTCGCCTTCTTGCAATGTGCCGTAATTGTGGGCCATGCGGTTCGCATAGCTGTTGACATAGCGCTGCCCATGCGTGGCCGAGATGTAGGGCGCATCGTTGAACAACGGCCAGTTCTGATAGTTTCGGATCAAGTCCATCTGTGCCGCCGCATAACCCCGCGACATGCGTCGTATCAATGACTGATAGTGTTTCTGCGCTTGCTCCTTGGTCAGATCGGCTGGGTTTTCAATCGCCAAATGCGCATCCTGATCTTTGGTCTGAGCAGATGCCGCGTGGAGAACAAATCCCGAGATCGCCAGAACAGCCGCGATACCCAAGACTTGCCGGTGACTTACAATCATATTGTGGCCTCCCTGACTGATCAGTTCGCCTAAATGCCGCTTTGCTTCAGAAAAATGGTAGCGGCCTTAATTGGTGTTACCAGCACCGCCCCGGCAATCTCACCACCTTGTGTCTGTCGGTGAGTTCCCCATCCAGAGCGGGTCTGCGCCGAAGATACCAAATTTTGAACAAGGAAACAGCACTCAATTCATTAAGTTTTTCGCGTGAAGCCACGGCGCATGCCCTTAGCGGTTTAGCCCGGCTTCAGCCTCGATCTGCTTTCGCGATTTCCGGGCCCGTTCGGTGGCCGATTTTAACTGGCCACAGGCCGCCATGATATCCTCACCCCGCGTTTTGCGGATGGGTGAGGCATAGCCCGCCTGATAGATGATGTTCGCAAAGGCGCGGATACGATTGTTCGAGCTGCGCTTGTAGGGCGCGCCCGGCCATTCGTTGAACGGGATCAGGTTGATCTTGGCCGGGATGTTATGGCGCTTGATATGTGCGATCAGGCGATGTGCGTCTTCGTCGCTGTCGTTCACGCCATCCAGCATCACGTATTCGAACGTGATCCGTTCAGAATTCGACGCGTTGGGATAGCTGGCCAACGCCTGCAGCAGTTCCTCGATATTCCAGCGCTTGTTGATCGGAACAAGTACGTCGCGAGTTTCATCAGTGGTAGCGTGGAACGAGATCGCCAACAGGCATCCAATTTCTTCAGCCGTGCGCGCGATCTCGGGTACCACACCCGAGGTCGACAGCGTGATGCGGCGACGGGACAGAGAAATCCCTTCGGGGTCCATCGCGATCTTCATTGCGTCACGGACGTTTTCAAAGTTGTAAAGCGGCTCGCCCATACCCATCAGCACGATATTTGACAGCAGGCGTGTTTCATCTTTGGGCGCACCCGGTGTTGGCCATTCCTCAAGATCGTCACGCGCCATCATGACCTGCCCGACAATTTCGGCCGCTGTCAGGTTGCGCACCAATTTCTGCGTGCCCGTGTGGCAGAAGGAACAAGTCAGCGTACAGCCCACCTGAGATGAGATGCATAGCGTTCCGCGATCATCTTCAGGGATATAGACAACCTCAACCTCGTGCCCGCCCGCGATACGGCACAGATATTTGCGGGTGCCGTCCTCAGAGACCTGACGGGTCACGACTTCGGGGATTTCAATTACGAACTGCTCGGCCAGTTGCGTGCGATAGGCCTTGGCCAGATTGGTCATCTCACCAAAATCACGCACACCCCATTGGTAGATCCATTGCCAAATCTGCCCCGTGCGCATCTTCGCCTGCTTTTCGGGCGTGCCGTGTTCAATTAGCGCCTCACGCAATTGATCGCGGGTCAAACCGACAAGGTTCATCTTCCCCTCGGGCAGTTTGCGGGGGATGGTCATGACGTCTTGAGTGATCGGCGCTTTGGGCGACATTGGCGTATCTCGGTGGATTCTGGCTTGGGATGCGCCTCTATATAGGAACACACGTAAAGATCAAAAGAATTCGTGCTTCAATTTGCGTAACGCAACAATTCGTCAACCCGCGCCCGGCCAAGGTCAACCCGACAGGCTGTGATGGCGATCCCCGTGCCCGATCCTCCGCCGAACGAAGCACCTACCGCTTCGCACTGCGCATCGCGATAGGCCACCCACGCGTTTTGCGAGGCCTCCAGCGCAGGCACAGCGACGACCCGTCCGGTGACCTCGTCCAGTTCTTGTGCGGAGCCGAGCGCCAGCGAATAGCTGGAGTCTATCGCTGTGTTTACCCGCAATTCCATATCCGAAACACAAGATCCAATTTCCACCTGCGAACCGGCGTCAATACACTCCATAGTTGGATCCGCAATTGCGGATATCGGAAACATCAAAAAAACAAACGCCCATCGCATCCATCAATCCTCCAGACAGAGATATCTGTCTATCACAGATCAAGATGCGCGCCCAATCAAGATGGGCCACTAAAGTAGAAACTTAAGCGGCCCATTGTTGTTAGTTTACTGCTGGCGGGATGTAGCAATCTTCTGCATCCAGGGTCTTTACGGGATCTTCCGGACCACATTGCTCACCCGTTATCGGATAGGTTTCCGATCCTTTCTCACAACCTGCAAGGATCACCGCAGACGCCATCAAGAGCACTGCCAAGTTTTTGCTTAAGTTCATTGCCGACTCCTCAACAAATTCTGAACTAATTAGTTCAGAAAACGGGGAAGCAGGCTTTGACACGGATCAAGAAACACCGCTCTACGTGGCGTAAATTTCTGAAAACACACAGGATCAGACCAAACAAATAAAACCCCGCCGGAAAGCGGGGTTTCGGAATTTGATCTGCTTGTGGCTTAGTTCGTGCAGCGCGTTTCCGCGTCTTCAATCGCGGCCGTAAAGCCCAGCAACGAGAAGGTGTCTTTGGTCTGCGTACCACGTTCCGAACGGGCGGTCAGCACCGCCTCACTTCCGCGCTTCATCGCTGTGACGATCTTGGCATCGTCCGAAGCGGTCGCAGGCCATGCCCACTCACCATCGGTGAACAGCTCGAACTCGCTGCCATCGACAACCAGATTGACAGTAGAACCAGACGCAAACGGATAGCCGCCGGTAAAGGTCACCTGCCCTTTAACCTCGGCATTCGGGCGATAGAACACAAACAGCAGGATATCGCTGCGCCGAACGGAAACGACCCGGCCACCGCGTGTGTTCACGGTCTCTTTCGGGGCAGAAACGCTCCAGCATTCGGTTGGGTCGTCCTCGACAAACACGCTCCAGTCCGTTTTTGCAGCGACGCGATTGGTACTGGTCGCCTGCTGCGCAATTGCCGTTGTCGCCATTCCTGCCATGCACAGGCCCGCGATTACGCGGACGAGCTTTAATCCCATCGGTTCAGCCTCCTAGCCCGACCTATTACCTCATACCCATCGGAAATACGTGCGAACTCTGCCGGTTCGTCTGTTCAGTTGCGTATTCCGATGATTGTCGACATACACACACTAACGCAGGTTTCGCCACAGGCGAAAGGGCGATTGGCAGATTTTTGCGCATGATTGATGGGGTGGACATGACACAAGCCGTACCAATGACAGAACTCTGGCGCGGGTCACTGTTGGAAAGCCTGCATATGGGCCATGCAGTGATCTGTGACGATAGTGGTCAGATCGTGCGCAGCTGGGGTGATCCAAACGCGGTGATCTATCCCCGTTCCTCGGCCAAAATGATCCAGGCCCTGCCGCTGATCACCTCGGGAGCAGCTGCAAAATACGGTTTGAACAGCGAACATCTGGCCTTGGCCTGTGCTTCACATAACGGGGCGCATATCCATACTGACCGCGTGTCCGCATGGCTCGATCATCTCGGTCTGTCCGAGCCCGATCTGCGCTGCGGCCCGCAGGAACCTGCCGACATGGCGGCCCGCGACGGGTTGATTCTTGCGGACGATACACCCTGCCAGATTCACAACAATTGCTCAGGCAAGCATTGCGGTTTCCTGACTTTGACGCAGCATATGGGGGCCGGGCCGGAATACTTGGAAATCGACCATCCAGTTCAGCAGGCCTGCCTGTCTGCCATCGAAGAAACCACAAGCGAAACCAGTCCCACCTACGGAATCGACGGGTGCTCGGCGCCGAATTTTGCGACATCACTGGTAGGGCTTGCGCGATCAATGGCTTGGTTTGCCTCTGCGGCAGACCGTTCGGACCGTTCCAGCGAAGCAGCGGTACAGCTCACAGAAGCAATGGTGAAACATCCCGAACTTGTCGCAGGTGAAACTCGCGCTTGTACCGAGTTGATGCGAGCGATGAACGGGCGCGTTGCAATCAAGACAGGGGCCGAGGCCGTCTTTGTTGCCATCATCCCTGAAAAGCGCATGGGCGTTGCGCTAAAAATCACTGACGGCACTACCCGCGCCAGCGAATGCGCCATCGCCGCGATTCTAGTGCATTTAGGTGTGCTTGAGGCCGATCACCCGGCCACCCGCAAATTCATGAACGCCACGCAATACAGCCGCCGCGGGCTGGAATGTGGTGTAATCAAACCCTCACCGGGATTCCCCGGCTGAGGCTTACATCTCGATCTCGTGCACCTCGGCCACTTCGACCGAGCCCGAGCCATTCACGACCATCGGGCAGCCTTTGGCCAATTCGGTTGCAGTCTCAATGCTGTCGGCCTTCACCACCGTGAAACCTGAGGCCGGATTTGATCCGCCATTGTCTTCAACCCCTCCGCTGCTGACCGTGTAGGACTGGCCTACAGGATTTCCCGGAATCTCTAATGAGCCGCCGATTTCCTGAAACCAAGCGCCCCAAGCGGCCATGGTCGCCTCGATCTCGGCGGGATCGGTTGGGGTGTGACCCCCGTGATAAACAAACAAATATTGGGGCATATCGCTCCTCCCTGATGAAAACCTATTTGCAAAGTGCTTCGAGTTTGCGCAGCGACGATGTCCAGCCTTCGTTGTGGTTCGTGGCCGATTCGGCATCGACAAGTTCACGGTGATCAACCACCAGCCGTGATCCGCTGTTGGTCGCGGTAACCGAAAAGGTCACATGGCTTTCCGCACCGCGCTGGTCCTGATCGTCATGCCAAGCCCACGTAAATCCAACAGATTTTGGTCGATCGATATGGGTAACGTGACCCGAGACTTTGAACTGCTGACCCTCGCCATTCTGCATAACCGAATACCAGGGACCAATGCGCGAAAAGTCGAGATCATGTTCCGGTACATGCAACCCTTCGGGCCCCCACCACTGCAGAAGTTTCGCACCATCGCTGACCCATGCGAACAGGACCTCGGGACTAACGGGAAAATCTCGTTCCAGTTTCAGGTCGGCCATGAATTTTCCCTTTCAATAAGCTCTTCCAAACGGTCGAGGCTGCTTTCCCAGAAATGTCGTTTCGAAATCGTCCATTCGGCTATCGCGCGCAGACCCTCGGGCTGCACCGAGTACATCCGTTGCGTGCCGTGTACCCGCTGCTGCACCAACCCGGCCTTGCGCAAAACCTTCAA
The Ruegeria sp. SCSIO 43209 genome window above contains:
- a CDS encoding cytochrome P460 family protein — encoded protein: MIVSHRQVLGIAAVLAISGFVLHAASAQTKDQDAHLAIENPADLTKEQAQKHYQSLIRRMSRGYAAAQMDLIRNYQNWPLFNDAPYISATHGQRYVNSYANRMAHNYGTLQEGEELPAGSVLAKDSMTVTDEGNIHPGALFVMEKLPEGTNPETADWRYIMVMPDGSLFGDTMGFRASEVDYCHVCHEAVADRDYTFYVPEEYRVAE
- the rlmN gene encoding 23S rRNA (adenine(2503)-C(2))-methyltransferase RlmN, whose product is MSPKAPITQDVMTIPRKLPEGKMNLVGLTRDQLREALIEHGTPEKQAKMRTGQIWQWIYQWGVRDFGEMTNLAKAYRTQLAEQFVIEIPEVVTRQVSEDGTRKYLCRIAGGHEVEVVYIPEDDRGTLCISSQVGCTLTCSFCHTGTQKLVRNLTAAEIVGQVMMARDDLEEWPTPGAPKDETRLLSNIVLMGMGEPLYNFENVRDAMKIAMDPEGISLSRRRITLSTSGVVPEIARTAEEIGCLLAISFHATTDETRDVLVPINKRWNIEELLQALASYPNASNSERITFEYVMLDGVNDSDEDAHRLIAHIKRHNIPAKINLIPFNEWPGAPYKRSSNNRIRAFANIIYQAGYASPIRKTRGEDIMAACGQLKSATERARKSRKQIEAEAGLNR
- a CDS encoding asparaginase, coding for MTQAVPMTELWRGSLLESLHMGHAVICDDSGQIVRSWGDPNAVIYPRSSAKMIQALPLITSGAAAKYGLNSEHLALACASHNGAHIHTDRVSAWLDHLGLSEPDLRCGPQEPADMAARDGLILADDTPCQIHNNCSGKHCGFLTLTQHMGAGPEYLEIDHPVQQACLSAIEETTSETSPTYGIDGCSAPNFATSLVGLARSMAWFASAADRSDRSSEAAVQLTEAMVKHPELVAGETRACTELMRAMNGRVAIKTGAEAVFVAIIPEKRMGVALKITDGTTRASECAIAAILVHLGVLEADHPATRKFMNATQYSRRGLECGVIKPSPGFPG
- a CDS encoding threonine/serine dehydratase; translation: MDWKSEILAARDRIAGHAQVTPVMESHIPGYPIEMKLEHMQHTGSFKARGAFNTLLSMDVPAAGVVAASGGNHGAAAAYAAQSLGYPAKIFVPELAGPSKIALIKRIGADLSVVSGEYANALTMAQAHEESTGAMQIHAYDAPATVVGQGTCFAEWDAQGLQADTVLVAVGGGGLIAGALAWFQGARKVVAVEPETSCALNAALAAGEPVDVSVSGIAANALGARRIGEICFGLAQGMSSVLVSDDAIAQAQNALWQTHRILVEPAGAAALAALISGAYQPEPGERVAVLICGGNIAPDPLTG
- a CDS encoding invasion associated locus B family protein; this translates as MGLKLVRVIAGLCMAGMATTAIAQQATSTNRVAAKTDWSVFVEDDPTECWSVSAPKETVNTRGGRVVSVRRSDILLFVFYRPNAEVKGQVTFTGGYPFASGSTVNLVVDGSEFELFTDGEWAWPATASDDAKIVTAMKRGSEAVLTARSERGTQTKDTFSLLGFTAAIEDAETRCTN
- a CDS encoding TIGR00730 family Rossman fold protein, which codes for MREDRLSPFRDAQTDRSTASEVPDTPQTRSSAYRLAFADDDFLCRDELRPVRLQLELLKPEMIMTEREITSTIVMFGGARIPEPTQKHTARTETLAGLSKYYDEAREFARLMTEKSNRTGCRENVIVTGGGPGVMEAGNRGAQDAGGCSIGLNIVLPHEQAPNLYVTPDLSFNFHYFAIRKMHFLMRARAITIFPGGFGTMDELFESLTLIQTGRMDRVPFLLFGREFWEKVINWEALADAGTISDEDLDLFRFVDTAQEAVEIIENWEPAPPRDEIPGR
- a CDS encoding YciI family protein: MPQYLFVYHGGHTPTDPAEIEATMAAWGAWFQEIGGSLEIPGNPVGQSYTVSSGGVEDNGGSNPASGFTVVKADSIETATELAKGCPMVVNGSGSVEVAEVHEIEM
- a CDS encoding U32 family peptidase: MTQSRSELLMPAGNLRKLKLAILYGADAVYLGTPDMSLRTKSEFSLEEVIEGVEFCHNHGRRAYLTLNLFSHNKDIPKLDEYIDTVRKVKPDGLIIADPGVFQYVRERAPELPLHISTQANICSWLSVKFWQDQGAELVVLAREVSYPELVEIREKCPDIKLEAFVHGAMCMTYSGRCLLSNFMAERGANQGNCANSCRWNYGLKLRLKDGTHQELRITDENADLFEFLLEEGCRPGDLMPIEEDDRGSYILNSRDLCIMPKLDEYLKIGVDSLKVEGRGKSEYYAAIVARAYRMAIDDYHADPENWDPKPYMRELETIGNRGYTLAFHEGRLTNYAHDYEHTASIAQWEYAGIVTEVTEDAFLVEVKNKLEPGDVLDFVSPISRETVLLRVYDFERAHDGARLNVVHGSTKTMIRLPFTLFDHEDIDDLRARFPVYSVLRKERALTDEHWSRIRFDKLVQGLETSGRDNPKAYTRRRDELVEKIGEDGNERRFKTNRIGTEGCCGKGCNGCLIFWQDEKYALAREVLSKRKQGEQLSRQEATELKLPDPAA
- a CDS encoding DnaJ C-terminal domain-containing protein, with amino-acid sequence MSDDPYSVLGVAKDASDAEIKKAYRKIAKECHPDLKPGDAEAEAKFKAAAAAYDLLKDPETRKRYDNGEIDASGQERPQQQYYREYAEAAGNPYRGHAAEQDDMSDIFAEFMRGRGGYGQRTQEFHAPGHNLNYSLQISFLDAVFGASQKLTLPDGNRIEVKIPAGITTGQTIRLRGKGAPGYGDGPPGDALVTISVADHPVFDRQGDDIHITLPITIDEAVLGGKVPAPTIDGGVNVSVPAGTSSGKTLRLRGKGVKKRGSSERGDQFIELTVAMPDKVDDELKHFMETWRETHGYDPRKGMPS
- a CDS encoding cystathionine gamma-lyase → MSPKTGEMLHLRGNALNKGEPVALPLTQSSMYHLPGAPDGHASYGRVDNPTWVHLEHVLSHLEDAPCLSFPSGMGAISAALFATVQAGSRLLIPSDGYYVTRLLADRFLSNLGVSVIERPTTDFAEGGFDEFDVVFLESPSNPGLDMLDLPVIAEAVREAGGITIADNTTMTPLGQRPLDLGVDVVVSSDTKAMGGHSDLLMGHLASRNPQIMERVEEWRRVSGAIPGPHEAWLLHRGLETLDVRFDRMCSSAQILAERLAAHPAVKQIRYPGLTDDPAHTLATAQTTRFGFLLSITLESETKAEQFINSCPLLRPATSFGGVHSSAERRARWGDAVDPAFIRLSVGCEPVDELWQAIEASLDAI
- a CDS encoding lysozyme inhibitor LprI family protein, which encodes MECIDAGSQVEIGSCVSDMELRVNTAIDSSYSLALGSAQELDEVTGRVVAVPALEASQNAWVAYRDAQCEAVGASFGGGSGTGIAITACRVDLGRARVDELLRYAN